One part of the Eucalyptus grandis isolate ANBG69807.140 chromosome 10, ASM1654582v1, whole genome shotgun sequence genome encodes these proteins:
- the LOC104422578 gene encoding paired amphipathic helix protein Sin3-like 2 isoform X1: protein MKRTRDDVYPGSQFKRPFGSSRGEYYGQSQVTGTGAMENGGGVVGGGSASQKLTTNDALTYLKEVKDMFQDQREKYDTFLEVMKDFKAQRTDTTGVIARVKELFKGHNKLILGFNTFLPKGFEISPDEDETPIKKNVEFEEAISFVNKIKKRFQNDEHVYKSFLDILNKYRKEHKDINEVYSEVENLFGDHQDLLEEFTKFLPDNSATASTHNFPYARNSFQRQHERSSATPTLRQMQIDKQRARRDRIINAHAEHDINVDRPDLDDDKAMIKVQKDQRKRFEKDNRDRRNREVDDRESEHDTSRDFNSQRFPDKRKSARKVENYGMTSCEDRDALKSMYNQGFIFCEKVKERLCSSDDYQAFLKCLHMYSSDIIRKNDLQNLVRDLLGKHPDLMEEFNGFLERCENIDGFLAGIVSKRSLSADGHMSWTAKAEDKDKEHKRENDGAKDKERCKDKYMFKSIQELDLSNCQRCTPSYRLLPDDYPIPSVSQRSELGAQVLNDHWVSVTSGSEDYSFKHMRRNQYEESLFRCEDDRFELDMLLESVSSTAKRAEEVWNNINENINNLETPIPIENYFTALNLRCIERLYGDHGLDVMDILRKNPAVALPVMLIRLKQKQEEWTRCRSDFNKIWAEIYAKNHYKSLDHRSFYFKQQDSKNLSTKSLVAEIKELKEKKQKEDDVLLAIAAGSRQTIVPHLEFEYSDVKVLEDLYKLVRYSCEEVCSSKEQFNKVMRLWATFVEPMLGFSSRTPSSDGAEILGNAMCNITKCSASSRRGSDETSDADAAKANLLQSKLRNNVDENASSGLAGVSKAALLDRDASAKENNSLVSERADRDDVVSDTPHLSEKEPKDVDLSETVAASNVQVTANAQTRGCTPPLVSENSHERINVEAISGSCSSALPSHPKDTASKDHESKGIQDSVPLSEGNAVAKMSVHGILQDSVKISWNQVGTVEPSKFEKEEGELSPNEEFEEENLEVYAANSLTETRRHIDRQEGRSGNLNHVAGQDGGDNDADADDEDSENVSETGGDVSGSDSAGDACSHEEPEEEEDLERDEADGKSESEGEAEGAADAHSVGGDSNPLPLSERFLSSVKPLSKHVTTPLLNGGGKDSRLFYGNDNFYVLFRLHQILYERILSAKTSSLCAEMKRRTLKDSCSSDPYARFMSVLYKLLDGTLENAKFEDACRDIIGNHSYILFTLDKLIYKLVKQLQTVASEDMDNKLLQLYEYEKSRKQLIDAVYYENTRIFLHEENIYRLEFSSSPSRMSIQLMDSISEKPEVFAISIDPNFADYLYNDFLSVFPGKKKLHDTFLLRNKRKYVSPDESSALCMVMEGARIINGLECKIACNSSKISYVLDTEDLFFRPRWKKRRASSNTGFASSSHNLAKIQKFNRFLSSS, encoded by the exons ATGAAGAGGACGAGGGATGATGTGTACCCTGGTTCGCAATTCAAACGGCCTTTCGGTTCTTCTCGTGGGGAGTA CTACGGGCAATCCCAAGTAACAGGGACAGGAGCTATGGAGAATGGAGGTGGGGTTGTTGGTGGAGGTAGCGCATCACAGAAACTAACGACAAATGACGCGTTGACGTACCTCAAGGAAGTGAAGGATATGTTTCAAGATCAAAGGGAAAAGTACGACACGTTCCTCGAGGTTATGAAAGATTTCAAGGCTCAAAG GACTGACACTACAGGAGTCATAGCAAGAGTAAAGGAATTATTTAAAGGGCATAACAAATTAATTCTGGGATTCAATACTTTCTTGCCAAAGGGATTTGAAATATCCCCCGACGAGGATGAAACaccaataaaaaagaatgtGGAATTTGAAGAAGCCATCTCTTTTGTTAATAAGATCAAG AAACGCTTCCAAAATGATGAGcatgtctataagtcatttttGGACATCCTCAATAAGTACCGGAAGGAGCACAAGGACATTAATGAGGTCTATAGTGAG GTTGAAAACCTTTTTGGCGACCATCAAGACTTACTTGAGGAATTCACCAAATTCTTGCCTGATAATTCAGCAACGGCCTCCACACACAACTTTCCTTATGCCAGGAATTCATTTCAGCGTCAACATGAACGTAGCTCTGCTACACCGACATTGCGGCAAATGCAAATTGATAAG CAACGAGCGCGGCGAGATAGGATTATCAATGCTCATGCTGAGCATGATATAAATGTAGATCGTCCTGATTTAGACGATGATAAAGCAATGATCAAGGTACAGAAGGATCAAAGAAAGCGTTTTGAGAAGGATAACAGGGACAGGAGGAACCGTGAAGTGGATGATAGAGAATCTGAGCATGACACTAGTAGGGATTTCAACTCACAGCGCTTTCCCGACAAAAGAAAATCTGCAAGGAAGGTTGAAAACTATGGAATGACTTCTTGTGAAGACAGGGATGCTCTAAAGA GCATGTATAACCAAggattcattttctgtgaaaaaGTCAAGGAGAGATTGTGCAGCTCAGATGATTATCAGGCCTTCTTGAAGTGCCTTCATATGTACAGCAGTGATATTATAAGGAAAAATGACTTACAAAATTTG GTGAGAGATCTGCTTGGAAAGCATCCTGACCTCATGGAAGAATTCAATGGCTTTTTGGAGCGCTGTGAGAATATTG ATGGCTTTCTTGCTGGTATTGTGAGTAAAA GGTCGCTCTCTGCTGATGGGCACATGTCCTGGACAGCAAAGGCTGAGGATAAAGATAAGGAACATAAGCGCGAGAATGATGGAGCCAAAGATAAGGAAAGATGCAAAGACAAGTATATGTTCAAATCCATTCAAGAGCTGGACTTGTCTAACTGTCAACGCTGTACCCCAAGTTACCGGCTTCTGCCAGATGAT TATCCAATTCCTTCAGTCAGCCAGAGGTCAGAGCTTGGTGCTCAAGTGCTCAATGATCATTGGGTGTCTGTGACATCAGGTAGTGAGGATTACTCTTTCAAACACATGCGCAGGAATCAGTATGAAGAAAGTTTATTCAGATGTGAAGATGACAG ATTTGAGCTGGACATGCTGTTAGAATCAGTGAGCTCCACTGCGAAAAGGGCAGAGGAAGTCTGGAACAACATCAACGAGAATATTAACAACTTGGAGACTCCTATTCCAATTGAAAATTACTTCACTG CTCTCAATCTACGATGCATTGAGCGTCTGTATGGCGACCACGGTCTGGATGTAATGGACATCCTCCGAAAAAATCCTGCTGTTGCGTTGCCTGTCATGTTGATTCGCCTGAAGCAGAAACAGGAAGAATGGACAAGGTGTCGTTCAGATTTTAACAAGATTTGGGCTGAAATTTATGCTAAAAACCACTACAAATCGCTTGATCATCGCAGCTTCTATTTCAAGCAGCAGGATTCAAAGAACCTAAGTACAAAAT CTTTGGTGGCTGAGATCAAagaattgaaagaaaagaagcaaaaagaggaTGATGTTCTCCTTGCCATTGCTGCTGGAAGTAGACAAACTATTGTCCCACATTTGGAGTTTGAATACTCTGACGTAAAAGTTCTTGAAGATTTGTATAAACTTGTCCGATATTCATGCGAAGAGGTTTGCTCCTCCAAAGAGCAGTTTAATAAAGTAATGCGACTTTGGGCTACCTTTGTGGAGCCAATGCTGGGATTTTCTTCTAGAACTCCTAGCTCTGATGGTGCTGAAATTCTTGGAAATGCAATGTGCAATATTACCAAATGTAGTGCATCAAGCAGAAGAGGAAGTGATGAAACCTCTGATGCTGATGCTGCCAAAGCTAATTTGCTGCAGTCAAAATTGAGGAACAACGTGGATGAGAATGCCTCATCAGGACTAGCAGGTGTCAGCAAGGCCGCTTTGCTTGACAGAGATGCTTCTGCTAAAGAAAACAATTCTTTAGTTTCAGAACGTGCAGATAGAGATGATGTAGTGAGCGATACTCCTCATCTTTCTGAGAAGGAACCAAAGGATGTGGATCTGTCCGAGACAGTTGCTGCTTCCAATGTTCAAGTTACCGCCAATGCACAAACACGTGGGTGCACCCCGCCACTTGTTTCAGAGAACAGTCATGAGAGAATCAATGTGGAGGCGATATCAG GTTCCTGCTCCAGTGCTCTTCCATCCCATCCTAAGGATACTGCCAGCAAAGACCATGAATCCAAAGGTATTCAGGACTCTGTACCATTATCGGAG GGCAATGCTGTTGCAAAAATGAGTGTTCATGGAATACTTCAAGATAGTGTGAAAATCAGCTGGAATCAAGTAGGTACTGTTGAACCAtccaaatttgaaaaagaagagggtGAGTTATCACCAAATGAGGAATTTGAGGAGGAGAACCTTGAGGTGTATGCAGCGAACTCTCTAACCGAGACAAGACGTCATATTGACAGACAAGAGGGTCGATCAGGTAACCTCAACCATGTAGCTGGCCAGGATGGTGGAGACAATGATGCAGATGCTGATGATGAAGACAGTGAAAATGTTTCTGAAACTGGTGGAGATGTCTCAGGCAGTGATTCTGCCGGAGATGCATGCTCCCATGAAGAGcctgaagaggaggaggatttAGAGCGTGATGAAGCTGATGGTAAGTCTGAGAGTGAAGGTGAGGCTGAGGGGGCTGCTGATGCACACTCTGTTGGAGGAGATAGCAACCCATTGCCCCTTTCAGAACGCTTCCTTTCCTCAGTGAAGCCCCTTTCAAAGCATGTAACAACTCCTCTGCTTAATGGAGGGGGGAAAGATTCCCGGCTATTCTATGGAAATGACAATTTCTACGTGCTTTTCAGACTTCATCAA ATTCTCTATGAAAGAATTTTATCTGCAAAAACAAGCTCGCTATGTGCTGAAATGAAGCGAAGAACTTTGAAGGATTCATGTTCTTCAGATCCTTATGCCAG ATTCATGTCTGTCCTATACAAATTGCTTGATGGTactcttgaaaatgcaaaatttgAAGATGCATGCAGAGATATCATTGGAAATCATTCATACATTCTATTTACGTTGGACAAATTGATATACAAGTTGGTCAAGCAG CTTCAAACTGTAGCTAGTGAGGATATGGACAACAAGCTCCTTCAATTGTACGAATATGAAAAATCTCGGAAACAGCTAATTGATGCCGTGTATTATGAGAACACGCGTATCTTTCTCCATGAGGAAAACATATATCGGTTGGAATTT TCATCCTCTCCATCTCGTATGTCCATCCAGCTGATGGACAGTATAAGCGAAAAGCCTGAGGTTTTTGCAATTTCAATAGACCCTAACTTTGCTGATTATCTGTACAATGACTTCCTTTCAGTTTTTCCTGGCAAAAAGAAGCTGCATGACACATTTTTGCTAAG AAACAAACGGAAATATGTGAGTCCGGATGAAAGTTCTGCTTTGTGTATGGTCATGGAAGGTGCTAGAATCATCAATGGTTTGGAATGCAAGATAGCTTGCAACTCATCGAAG ATCTCATACGTTCTAGATACAGAGGATCTCTTCTTTCGCCcaagatggaaaaaaagaagagcttcATCAAATACAGGATTCGCATCTTCATCTCACAATCTGGCGAAAATACAGAAGTTTAACAGATTCTTGTCTTCGTCATAG
- the LOC104422578 gene encoding paired amphipathic helix protein Sin3-like 2 isoform X2, with amino-acid sequence MKRTRDDVYPGSQFKRPFGSSRGEYYGQSQVTGTGAMENGGGVVGGGSASQKLTTNDALTYLKEVKDMFQDQREKYDTFLEVMKDFKAQRTDTTGVIARVKELFKGHNKLILGFNTFLPKGFEISPDEDETPIKKNVEFEEAISFVNKIKKRFQNDEHVYKSFLDILNKYRKEHKDINEVYSEVENLFGDHQDLLEEFTKFLPDNSATASTHNFPYARNSFQRQHERSSATPTLRQMQIDKRARRDRIINAHAEHDINVDRPDLDDDKAMIKVQKDQRKRFEKDNRDRRNREVDDRESEHDTSRDFNSQRFPDKRKSARKVENYGMTSCEDRDALKSMYNQGFIFCEKVKERLCSSDDYQAFLKCLHMYSSDIIRKNDLQNLVRDLLGKHPDLMEEFNGFLERCENIDGFLAGIVSKRSLSADGHMSWTAKAEDKDKEHKRENDGAKDKERCKDKYMFKSIQELDLSNCQRCTPSYRLLPDDYPIPSVSQRSELGAQVLNDHWVSVTSGSEDYSFKHMRRNQYEESLFRCEDDRFELDMLLESVSSTAKRAEEVWNNINENINNLETPIPIENYFTALNLRCIERLYGDHGLDVMDILRKNPAVALPVMLIRLKQKQEEWTRCRSDFNKIWAEIYAKNHYKSLDHRSFYFKQQDSKNLSTKSLVAEIKELKEKKQKEDDVLLAIAAGSRQTIVPHLEFEYSDVKVLEDLYKLVRYSCEEVCSSKEQFNKVMRLWATFVEPMLGFSSRTPSSDGAEILGNAMCNITKCSASSRRGSDETSDADAAKANLLQSKLRNNVDENASSGLAGVSKAALLDRDASAKENNSLVSERADRDDVVSDTPHLSEKEPKDVDLSETVAASNVQVTANAQTRGCTPPLVSENSHERINVEAISGSCSSALPSHPKDTASKDHESKGIQDSVPLSEGNAVAKMSVHGILQDSVKISWNQVGTVEPSKFEKEEGELSPNEEFEEENLEVYAANSLTETRRHIDRQEGRSGNLNHVAGQDGGDNDADADDEDSENVSETGGDVSGSDSAGDACSHEEPEEEEDLERDEADGKSESEGEAEGAADAHSVGGDSNPLPLSERFLSSVKPLSKHVTTPLLNGGGKDSRLFYGNDNFYVLFRLHQILYERILSAKTSSLCAEMKRRTLKDSCSSDPYARFMSVLYKLLDGTLENAKFEDACRDIIGNHSYILFTLDKLIYKLVKQLQTVASEDMDNKLLQLYEYEKSRKQLIDAVYYENTRIFLHEENIYRLEFSSSPSRMSIQLMDSISEKPEVFAISIDPNFADYLYNDFLSVFPGKKKLHDTFLLRNKRKYVSPDESSALCMVMEGARIINGLECKIACNSSKISYVLDTEDLFFRPRWKKRRASSNTGFASSSHNLAKIQKFNRFLSSS; translated from the exons ATGAAGAGGACGAGGGATGATGTGTACCCTGGTTCGCAATTCAAACGGCCTTTCGGTTCTTCTCGTGGGGAGTA CTACGGGCAATCCCAAGTAACAGGGACAGGAGCTATGGAGAATGGAGGTGGGGTTGTTGGTGGAGGTAGCGCATCACAGAAACTAACGACAAATGACGCGTTGACGTACCTCAAGGAAGTGAAGGATATGTTTCAAGATCAAAGGGAAAAGTACGACACGTTCCTCGAGGTTATGAAAGATTTCAAGGCTCAAAG GACTGACACTACAGGAGTCATAGCAAGAGTAAAGGAATTATTTAAAGGGCATAACAAATTAATTCTGGGATTCAATACTTTCTTGCCAAAGGGATTTGAAATATCCCCCGACGAGGATGAAACaccaataaaaaagaatgtGGAATTTGAAGAAGCCATCTCTTTTGTTAATAAGATCAAG AAACGCTTCCAAAATGATGAGcatgtctataagtcatttttGGACATCCTCAATAAGTACCGGAAGGAGCACAAGGACATTAATGAGGTCTATAGTGAG GTTGAAAACCTTTTTGGCGACCATCAAGACTTACTTGAGGAATTCACCAAATTCTTGCCTGATAATTCAGCAACGGCCTCCACACACAACTTTCCTTATGCCAGGAATTCATTTCAGCGTCAACATGAACGTAGCTCTGCTACACCGACATTGCGGCAAATGCAAATTGATAAG CGAGCGCGGCGAGATAGGATTATCAATGCTCATGCTGAGCATGATATAAATGTAGATCGTCCTGATTTAGACGATGATAAAGCAATGATCAAGGTACAGAAGGATCAAAGAAAGCGTTTTGAGAAGGATAACAGGGACAGGAGGAACCGTGAAGTGGATGATAGAGAATCTGAGCATGACACTAGTAGGGATTTCAACTCACAGCGCTTTCCCGACAAAAGAAAATCTGCAAGGAAGGTTGAAAACTATGGAATGACTTCTTGTGAAGACAGGGATGCTCTAAAGA GCATGTATAACCAAggattcattttctgtgaaaaaGTCAAGGAGAGATTGTGCAGCTCAGATGATTATCAGGCCTTCTTGAAGTGCCTTCATATGTACAGCAGTGATATTATAAGGAAAAATGACTTACAAAATTTG GTGAGAGATCTGCTTGGAAAGCATCCTGACCTCATGGAAGAATTCAATGGCTTTTTGGAGCGCTGTGAGAATATTG ATGGCTTTCTTGCTGGTATTGTGAGTAAAA GGTCGCTCTCTGCTGATGGGCACATGTCCTGGACAGCAAAGGCTGAGGATAAAGATAAGGAACATAAGCGCGAGAATGATGGAGCCAAAGATAAGGAAAGATGCAAAGACAAGTATATGTTCAAATCCATTCAAGAGCTGGACTTGTCTAACTGTCAACGCTGTACCCCAAGTTACCGGCTTCTGCCAGATGAT TATCCAATTCCTTCAGTCAGCCAGAGGTCAGAGCTTGGTGCTCAAGTGCTCAATGATCATTGGGTGTCTGTGACATCAGGTAGTGAGGATTACTCTTTCAAACACATGCGCAGGAATCAGTATGAAGAAAGTTTATTCAGATGTGAAGATGACAG ATTTGAGCTGGACATGCTGTTAGAATCAGTGAGCTCCACTGCGAAAAGGGCAGAGGAAGTCTGGAACAACATCAACGAGAATATTAACAACTTGGAGACTCCTATTCCAATTGAAAATTACTTCACTG CTCTCAATCTACGATGCATTGAGCGTCTGTATGGCGACCACGGTCTGGATGTAATGGACATCCTCCGAAAAAATCCTGCTGTTGCGTTGCCTGTCATGTTGATTCGCCTGAAGCAGAAACAGGAAGAATGGACAAGGTGTCGTTCAGATTTTAACAAGATTTGGGCTGAAATTTATGCTAAAAACCACTACAAATCGCTTGATCATCGCAGCTTCTATTTCAAGCAGCAGGATTCAAAGAACCTAAGTACAAAAT CTTTGGTGGCTGAGATCAAagaattgaaagaaaagaagcaaaaagaggaTGATGTTCTCCTTGCCATTGCTGCTGGAAGTAGACAAACTATTGTCCCACATTTGGAGTTTGAATACTCTGACGTAAAAGTTCTTGAAGATTTGTATAAACTTGTCCGATATTCATGCGAAGAGGTTTGCTCCTCCAAAGAGCAGTTTAATAAAGTAATGCGACTTTGGGCTACCTTTGTGGAGCCAATGCTGGGATTTTCTTCTAGAACTCCTAGCTCTGATGGTGCTGAAATTCTTGGAAATGCAATGTGCAATATTACCAAATGTAGTGCATCAAGCAGAAGAGGAAGTGATGAAACCTCTGATGCTGATGCTGCCAAAGCTAATTTGCTGCAGTCAAAATTGAGGAACAACGTGGATGAGAATGCCTCATCAGGACTAGCAGGTGTCAGCAAGGCCGCTTTGCTTGACAGAGATGCTTCTGCTAAAGAAAACAATTCTTTAGTTTCAGAACGTGCAGATAGAGATGATGTAGTGAGCGATACTCCTCATCTTTCTGAGAAGGAACCAAAGGATGTGGATCTGTCCGAGACAGTTGCTGCTTCCAATGTTCAAGTTACCGCCAATGCACAAACACGTGGGTGCACCCCGCCACTTGTTTCAGAGAACAGTCATGAGAGAATCAATGTGGAGGCGATATCAG GTTCCTGCTCCAGTGCTCTTCCATCCCATCCTAAGGATACTGCCAGCAAAGACCATGAATCCAAAGGTATTCAGGACTCTGTACCATTATCGGAG GGCAATGCTGTTGCAAAAATGAGTGTTCATGGAATACTTCAAGATAGTGTGAAAATCAGCTGGAATCAAGTAGGTACTGTTGAACCAtccaaatttgaaaaagaagagggtGAGTTATCACCAAATGAGGAATTTGAGGAGGAGAACCTTGAGGTGTATGCAGCGAACTCTCTAACCGAGACAAGACGTCATATTGACAGACAAGAGGGTCGATCAGGTAACCTCAACCATGTAGCTGGCCAGGATGGTGGAGACAATGATGCAGATGCTGATGATGAAGACAGTGAAAATGTTTCTGAAACTGGTGGAGATGTCTCAGGCAGTGATTCTGCCGGAGATGCATGCTCCCATGAAGAGcctgaagaggaggaggatttAGAGCGTGATGAAGCTGATGGTAAGTCTGAGAGTGAAGGTGAGGCTGAGGGGGCTGCTGATGCACACTCTGTTGGAGGAGATAGCAACCCATTGCCCCTTTCAGAACGCTTCCTTTCCTCAGTGAAGCCCCTTTCAAAGCATGTAACAACTCCTCTGCTTAATGGAGGGGGGAAAGATTCCCGGCTATTCTATGGAAATGACAATTTCTACGTGCTTTTCAGACTTCATCAA ATTCTCTATGAAAGAATTTTATCTGCAAAAACAAGCTCGCTATGTGCTGAAATGAAGCGAAGAACTTTGAAGGATTCATGTTCTTCAGATCCTTATGCCAG ATTCATGTCTGTCCTATACAAATTGCTTGATGGTactcttgaaaatgcaaaatttgAAGATGCATGCAGAGATATCATTGGAAATCATTCATACATTCTATTTACGTTGGACAAATTGATATACAAGTTGGTCAAGCAG CTTCAAACTGTAGCTAGTGAGGATATGGACAACAAGCTCCTTCAATTGTACGAATATGAAAAATCTCGGAAACAGCTAATTGATGCCGTGTATTATGAGAACACGCGTATCTTTCTCCATGAGGAAAACATATATCGGTTGGAATTT TCATCCTCTCCATCTCGTATGTCCATCCAGCTGATGGACAGTATAAGCGAAAAGCCTGAGGTTTTTGCAATTTCAATAGACCCTAACTTTGCTGATTATCTGTACAATGACTTCCTTTCAGTTTTTCCTGGCAAAAAGAAGCTGCATGACACATTTTTGCTAAG AAACAAACGGAAATATGTGAGTCCGGATGAAAGTTCTGCTTTGTGTATGGTCATGGAAGGTGCTAGAATCATCAATGGTTTGGAATGCAAGATAGCTTGCAACTCATCGAAG ATCTCATACGTTCTAGATACAGAGGATCTCTTCTTTCGCCcaagatggaaaaaaagaagagcttcATCAAATACAGGATTCGCATCTTCATCTCACAATCTGGCGAAAATACAGAAGTTTAACAGATTCTTGTCTTCGTCATAG